The stretch of DNA GCGAGCACCGACTGCCACCACtgtcgccgctgcttcccggtcaGCGACCACCGTcaccgctgctccccggccagcagtCTTCCCTCCTTGCTGCTCCACCCTGCTCGAGCGATAAGGACCGCAGCCGCTGCTTCCTGACTagcggaccaaccccctcgtcacttctaccgttggcgacgctgcccccaaccgcgccaccatcgaTGCCTCCGTTGTCCCTAAccgtgccaccatcgctgcctgccCTTGGGACGCAGTTGTAGTCGCTTGACCATCCCTCTTCGCAGCGATCAAAACAAagcaactcttcctccgtcgCAGCCACCGCATCGGTGAGCCCTTGCcgatgctgccctagccgcaccaccgtcgctgccttcccttgggtcgcaaccgtcgCAGCCACAacagctcgacctcccctcctcgtggtGACCACAACAGAGTAACTTTGCACTTTTTGCCGCAGCCACCAATCACTGCAGTTCCCGGCCAGCAACTACTGCCGCCGCTGCActtggccaacgaccaacccctcattctgtagcaaccgccctccaacagcgaacgcaaCAACCGCAACAAGGACGCTaccctgcctcaaccccagcagcgcacgcaacaACCACAGCAAGTACGTtgccctgcctcaaccccaacagcgcatgcaacaccgattcctcttctcaacctcggccgattCAACGCCGCcttccccttgcttagcatattctgccacaaccacaggttgccatcaccgcagcctcaaccccgttgctcggcgatcgccccttgggtcgtagcaactgcagccacatcaatgcagtcgccttccaaccccggtgctctcaccccacgcagcgatagaaacagggcagctactcttcctccaacgccgcgaccgcagcactacccttggtgtccacctcctcggcaacttcgcattgacagtgttgatgcccttgaccgacaccaaaaataggaattgagattacagatttgcagtcttacgcaatagccactgataactcggtgaaagcacaaatggaagcattggaaatcagaattgagaaccaactgcaagaaacacttaatgatttcaaaaagagcctattagAGAgcttcagcaaatttcaacaaaattggggctcaagttctacgttgcacagatctgaaaatacagaaaaatggccccaagattgtgacacaaattactcatacatgaagatggaatttccgagatggaaagatggagatccgaccaattggatctctaaggcagaaaattttttccatttccacagaactccagaagaatccaaggtagaagtggcctcaatccagcttgagggagatgcactctagtggtacgattggtataaaactttccacggagttccttcatgggagcagatcaaaagagggcttcttgttcgctttggcccatcagaATATGAGAATACTGATTGTCAGCTCACCAAAATTCGTTAGACTTCTACAgcattagaatatcatagtaggtttgaaagattgtcaaatcaagctagagattggtcggatcgACAACttatggatacatttattgaatggcttattccagagatcgggtgtgaagttaaggctcatcaaccctgcactatgatagctacgatctcatttgcaaatctacatgagaaaaaaattagtaagaaaagatcagcaaagggtttgtactatgatgaaaaatgaagtacggagcaccgatgtaaacaaggacaacttctgatgattgaaccaattggagaggagccgaaagctaagaatgtggactccgatcatgaaggtataaattctaatgaagacgttgaacctaccgtacatacaatgcatacattaactGACTACTCTAactcgcaaactatggaagttggcggaactttggagcatcagcctattatagttttgattgataccggtagcactaacaattttatggatagtgatactattgaccgattggcccaccacattgaagactatgacatattcgaagtaaagatcgttgatggacagattttcacttatgataacaaaggttcaaagataaaattgattatatagggccagaagtttcatgcaacgattactacactgaaagaccgacttgttgcttacactatcaaaaagtggagaccatacttacttgatcaacgggttgtgaagcgttgcagatagtctatggctaaagtgctgaaagagaagctccccaagattgatgctgctcagccttgaggacaaggctgatttgaagagggaggaactgttatgaccctttttctgagcttttgaataatgtttattgagtctgtttagtctagtttattgagtcggtttggttcagttagagttaagtagaggtttatttaatatttttttattattagagttcaagtcttgatagactctgggtggaactctataaatagggatgtaattgtttcttttcagttatctatgaaaaatactattatgtcttttgacaacccctaggaggccgatcccctcgaagcgatcgttatcatccccatttctcccctttcttccacgataagattttagggtcttatcatttggtatcagagcgatgataagactttaggatcttatcatttggtatcagagcgatgataagactttaggatcttatcagctTTAGTAGCAGATCAGCGCGCTGTACGGTGCTTCGCAAACTTTATCAAAGTGAAGCATGGAAGCTATTCTGCCAAAAGGCATCTTGGAAAGAAGACGAAAGTTGTCCGCATGATACAGAGGAATGAGGGTAAGATTGTTGAGAAGTGTCAAGGCCTACCACTAGCTGTTGTGGCCATAGCCCGAATCATGTCACTCAAAAGGAAAACTGAGACAGAATGGAAACATGTTTATGAGAAACTAAGTTGGGAGTTCACTAACATCCCAAGCTTGGACAGTGTATAGCAGGTTCTGAACATGAGCTATGGTGATCTACCAAGTCATTTTAAGAATTGCATCTAACATTGTAGCATCTTTCAGGATTATAAACTCGAGAAAGAAGTTGATCAGGCTTTGGAGCTGAAAGTTTTGTCCGAGACAGAGCAACACAGACTTGGAAGAAGTTGCAGAAGAATTTCTCAATGAACTCATCCATCGGTCCATGCTGCACATCGTAGAGAGGAATAGCTTTGCAAGGGTGTGTGATTTAACTCTATCAACAGccacaaaagaaaattttagtaccACGTGGAAAGATTCAGAATAAGCACATCTGGGCGATGAATCTCGGCGATTGTCAGTTCACAACTGTGCCACTAACAGCATCTTGATCCCGATGGATTTTTCTCGGATTCGGTCTTTGTTCGTATTCAAGCGTGACTCATCTCTAACCAGCTTGATATACTCTATATCATGTCATGCTAGATATCTGAGAGTTATAGATCCAGAGAATGCAGATATTGACAGAATTCCTGATGTGTTTATGGATCTATTTAACCTGCACTATTTGGGTTTGAGGAAGACAAAGGTTAAACAGGTTCCAGACTACATAGGGCGGCTTCTTTATCTTCAAACCTTGGATCTCTGTTACACTCAAATACAGAAGCTACCAAAAGGAATTACCCAATTATAGAAACTATGGCACCTGCTCGCTCTTAGTTTGAAAGAGGAAAGCCGTCAAGTTTTTCATTTCTTGGCCTATGTAAAAGTTCCAAATGGCCTGCAAATCTTACGAGCTTACAACACATTGACATTGCTGCAGATGAGGAGTCAGTGGAGTGACTTGGGAACTTGACCCATCTCAGATTTGCTCAACGTATCTGAAGTTCGAGGAATCGACTGCCCAGAATTGAGTGCCTCAACATCGCAAATGCCTTTACAAGTTGTGCATCACTGCTTACAACGAGTATGAGGGTTCTCTGGTTGCAAGATATCAGCCCCATCCTCAAGAATCTTGAAAAGCTCCATCTTCATGGGAAGACTTGTGGAACCAGTCGTAAAGGAGCAACTCCATGCACGATGACTCGTCGGGCAGCTTAAGGCATGTGTGGTTGTTGTATCACTAATCATCGCCCGACTGAAATCACAAATCAGGGATATGGCATGCATCTGGAGGGGAAGAGGGGGTTGGGTCAACGGCAGTACAATTTTGGATGGGCACCATGTTCATGGCTCTGTATTGCAGTCCTGGGCTTTCGCTGCTCTCGGAGTAAATCTTCAGGAGCTGCGCTTAGGCTGGAGTGGACTGAAGGAAGATCCACTTCCAGCTCTCTACCACCTTCACAATTTTTCAGTGCACTATGTTCACAAGGCATACGATGGTGAGCAGCTATGCTTCAGCACAGACTGGTTCCCAAAACTTGAAGAGCTTCGTCTACTTCATTTATGTCTCAAAAGGATCATAATAGAGAAAGGTTCCATAGCCAACCTGCGAGTTCTAATAATGGAAGGCTTGCTGAAATTGATGATTTTCCCCAAAGTTATTGAGTTCCTAACTTTCCTTCGGAGACTATACTTCAAAGAGTGCAATGACTTCTACCACATGATCCAGGGAGATCGGAGAAGCAGTGTGGAACACATTCCAAAAGTCTTGGGCAAAAACCAAATTGATGGTACGAAGACCATTGAAGTCTTAAGCTGACCCAATGGCAAAACACATCCTGCTCTTTCGCAGGTACTCAATTTCGAAATCCCACCTGGCTTGCTTGTCTCTCGGTCTCTGCTTATTCTCATAATTTATCCATTGTTGTATGGGTACAAAATTGTTTGCTATACCATGCACACAAAAGGGTGGAGTCACTCTGGCCACTAGCCAGTTAATGAATGAAAAATGTTTTTTGGGCAGAAGTAAACATTCTTGAAACCTTTTACGAGGGACATGGCCTTAATTGATCTGATGTGGAGGACACACATGAGCCCCGGTCATCAGGGTAAGAGAAGCTACATCACTCCTAAAGAATCTCATGGGTGATTCATTCACCCTAAACAATAGAGTCTAATGTATTTTAATATACTTCATAGTATTATATTTTCAATTTGCATTTGAACTTTCTTTGGCTTATTCAATTTTAAATAAACACAAATAATGAGTAGATATTGATGCATGCACGTTCCCATATcaatgaaattatctttttgtacaACAGGGTATTAAATGCATGCTTAATAGTTTAATCCACATCCATGTAGGTATGGCAACATATTTATACGTATTTGAGTAAAATATTTACATTTCATGAGGAGGGAAACCATTCTCATTGTGAACTCGTATCATTCTCATTTTTATGCCTCAAAATCTTACAAGATTGAAGAAAATGAGACATGCAAGTTCCACAACTCAATTTTGAAGAACTAAATCTGCATATTCTAGCCTCCAGGAGCCAATTCTGCAAACCACTCCATGCTGCTGTCAACAATTGCCACTGCAAGAACCAAGACCGGGAAACTGTCATATCAACTCATTGGAGCCTAGTCCTGGAGAGCAACACAATCTGTTGACGCCTGTCGCCAAAGAACAACACAATTTGTTAGAACAAAGTCTTGGAGGACATGACATCTTCCAAAAGTGATCTAGGGAAAAAATGAGGTACGTTGCGGAGTTTCATGAATCAAATTTATGTCTTATTTTTGTATGAAGTAATCACTCCAATTATATAGCAAGCAATAAATCACTTTTTTTATTAGAGTTCATGGTTAATGTTCTCTTCTGATACCGATTAAAAATTCTATCCAATTTGCTAATGAAATTATTGATGTATTTCCATTCATATGTGAGAGATTGTATTCATGTATCAACTCATTGCTCATAAACATTAGTTGAACCAAAATAGTTGGATGGGTTGTTATTATTGTAGCCGATTTGTATGATTGAAAGCTTGAGATTTTTATTGGTACTTctgttaccttttttttttctttttatttatttattgtatttTAAATATCAGGGACTTATCTCTGCTATTGTTGTACTACATATCTGATGACGTATATATGTGATAATATTGTTATAAGATCCAATGATGTATATGTTATCATATTGTTATTGAGTTACTTTGTTGGACTCTTGTTATTTTCGGAAAGACATTTGTCCTCATTTCCATTATTGGTcagaaataattatatatttaggcTGAACTGCTATACACTGTGATTTCTCTTCCCCCAAAAAGATTTCTAGTTCCACCTGATATGATATCCAACGCAATCATGCAATTTTAGGAGAGGAGATTAAGGTGGCTTTGCATTGTAATGTCCCCAAGTTTTCCAACCTGTAATAAGATAGGCAATTGGAGAGGTGACTCACTACACACCATCCACTATATAGTTTGATCTAAAATATGTTATAAAACAGTAGTttgatttaaatatattataagtGCAAATCCAAATTCACGGTCTCACCGACACTCAacattgattcacatacatactcGTTACTTGTGGCAGTAGtagcacaagaaactgcatcattACCGGCTCCACCCGCTTTCCACACATCTCCTTGCATCAGAGGTAATGGCATCATTCGATCACTATAAATCAAGCCGACGCCCGTGCCACCACGCACCACTGCAGGAACTCCCCATAGCAATGGCCTACCCGTCATCGGCTGCGTCCCCGGACCGTGCCTACCGAAGAAACCAGCTCCGGCGCTGACACTAGCGCGCCATGAAGGGTGGTGAGGCAAACGAAGGCAGTCACTGAGGCCGCACACACTGTGGCCACCGGTCTCCATGGCCGGACCGAACTGAACATGCCTCGTCCGCAGACGCTGGCGCTTGTGCGCGTTTTGGTGCCCGCCGAGGGCTTGAGAGGTGGGGAAGTGGCGGCAGCAGTAGTGGCACCCGAAGCGGCGGCCGCTCTTGCTCctgccgccgtcgccgccgcgaTCGTGGGAGACGTCGATGCCGAAGAGGCGGATGCCGGAGATGGCGGAGGAAGGATTCTTGCAGGCGGCAAGATCATGGGTCGCGAGCTCATCCATCTTGGTCGGAGGTGTGTGATAGGCTTAGAGAAAACAGGATTTTGGGGGGGTGGGGAGAGAGAATATATAGATCTTGTACTGAGATATTGTCTTTTTCGTTAAATGTCTCTCCTGTTGTCGAGGGAGAACTCTCTCCTGGAGTTGTGGACGAGTTAAATGGCCTTTGGCGTCGTATACCAAGAACAGTTGGTGCacagacctctctctctctctctctttctctactcTTATTGCTGGAGAAaggatttttcttcttcttttcagaTATTATTTTAGAGAGCAGAACAAGAGGGAAGCACTACTAGGATCATctcatcttcttcatcttctgtgCTTTTAACAAGCCAGTAAACAACGCATCACATcacccccatctctctctctctctctctctctctctctctggctttCATGCATGTGTCACCAAGAGTCAAAATGAGAGAAGGGAACTTGACAAGCTCTGATGTAAAATTGTGATGGTTAGTCTTATTCTATAAAGTGTGCGTCTCTCCTTGGTACTGTTTGCTTTAGCTGTTGGTTTCTATGTACGTATCAGCTAGTGTCTATAGTGGACAACCAAATCCTAAAACATGTTAGGTGATTGATTTAATAGTGGTAGATCCTCTCATACGTCATGAGATTTTGAGCTAAGCTACTTTCCCTCTCCAACTTCATGCATGTTTAGTTAGAAACCCTAGCCAAACTTTATGCTTGGAAGATTAAGTTTGTTATCTTTGCATAAAACATAGGTTCTTTTTCCTTTAGGATGTCGACCAGTTTAGCCGGTAATGATCTTAACCATTAATACTAAAATTTTCTGATTGAAAAGCTAACAGCAACTCATGATCCGATGGTGCAAGAAATTGACATTGAATTCTTGACATATTTCTGAATTGAGAGACTCGCATGAGAAATGTCATGGAGAAACTCCACAGCCGCTTCACTTTGTAATGATAGTTGAGGAGGTGGTCTTTATGAGATGAAACATCATGTTAGGTGAAGAGAAGACAACAACTAATTCCTAACCCTCATGTTTGTGTTTGTGCAATTGCTCACTTGTTTCTATCAGCAACATGTCATTGTCCCTGTGACACCAGTGATTCATGCTTCAGATAGGAACAGGTGCTGCTGATTCATGTGGACTCAGATTCTGGTGTTAGATGCACCTCCTCCCCTCATTGATAGCAATATTTGTCATTTCTGACAATAATATGCAGCTACCAAAAAAAAAGGACCCCCTTGTCATTTTCTAGCTGTTGTTCCTTGCAAACCCATCTCTTTGTGGATTATTGTTTTCCAAAGGCTGTCTTTCTTGCATGTCACGAaccctaaaaaaaaaattaaattaaattgataCTCCTATATAGTAAGGTTGATATAAGTATCATTCAGCGAGTATGTTCTCTATTCTTTCTTTTTAGGGTGCATAGTAACTTGGATgtagatagaggataagatgaaaataacaaaattatttaagataatatgaattaatgctaagaAGATTTAtagatattaaataattattactTATAGTATGAGGAGACACATAGAaagatcccaaaaaaaaaaaaattagtaaaaactAAAAATGAAAACATGAAGGCTCTTAATTTAGTTAAGGATATTACCATTCTTAAATGATTGAAACTAGATATGAGAGGATTGTATGTATAATGATATATTGTTATTGGAATTTTAAAGTATGACACCTTATGTTTAGTCTCATCCAACATGTAAGAGGGTCTACTACTATTAATTCGAGTTTATATATCTTCAAATAATGAATGGTTCAGACATATTCAATTAATAGATAGGATCAGTTATCGAATCATATCATAACAGGTGATTTTAGAATGCGTAGGTATTTCAAACCAATTATATTAATATGTCATTTATCTTTGTGGATGAGATCATTAaattatatccatatatatatatatatatatatatatatatatatatatatatatatatatatatatatatatatatatatatatatatatatatatatatatatatatatatatatatatatatatatatatatatatatatataagagtaagTTAATTATGAACAGAGGGCTCCTGCCACATTAAACAGCCAAAGTTAAAAGGTTTTTTTGCTGGCCTAAACTTTTGTCAACATCTGTTTCTTTCTCCATGAATGCCTGAGCCATTTTGCTATAGTACCCCACAGTCACCGTCTTTATTCTTCCCTGTAGCTTGTGTTGTCATCGACCAGCTTGGAAACTTGAATCTAACCCAAATAAGTTCATCTCACTGCATCAACATCTGCTTTTGTAGTTTGGAGGTCACTTAATGGAATGTACTTCTATGTCTCCCATGTGTTTCACCACAATAAATCCAAATAACATATCCAAATGACTGATATGctaacaaaatttattttttttttcttttttcacaatCTATACAAATCATATAATGCTCCTCCAAACAcccaatatacatacatatatacatacattcatacatacatatatattgaaTATCATTCCTCCATCCAAATCCTATTGTCACTCAGTAGGCACTTATGTTTCCTTCtctataaatataaagaaattctATTCACCAAACTATCCAAGAAAATTATAAATTCTATTCCTCTTTGTTTAGAACTTTTATCGATATTTATTCAATTATATCATCTTCATTatactttcaaaaaaaaaaaaagaaatgtaataAATGATAAACGATGAAAATGGGATTTTGGTCTCATGATCTAATAAAATTTTATCAACTAAGCTAACTAGCACTCGTAAATTTATTGGATAAATCCTTTGTAATGAGTATAATATATTGTCACTCGAACGATGTTTCATTCAGGTCGCTAATTATAAATTCGCGTCGCACTTAATTCAACCACTCGATCTAAGTGCAAATTCAGCTCCTCTACCAACGCTGCTTGAGTTTATATTGCACTAAAATATGACATCTCTCTTCCGGAACACCCTTAAACCCTTGCATTAGTCTGTTGCCCGTAATGTAAGCGATATCTTTACACTGTTAGAGTGCCAGCTTATCGTACTCCCATTAAAAGTTAGAACATGTCGGACTTTCTCTATCTATCAACCAAATTAAGGCTATAAGCGATTAGTTCTTCGTACTTAAAACTGGATGCTTCTTCAATGGCTGGAGCAGTACCGGGAACGTGACTCCTCGTCTCGTCCTTCTTTATATTGTTACCTCCTACGGTGGAGTACATGGATAGGAAACATGCGGCGAATACCATCTGCTTTATATACTTGCATTTCTGTGAAACGACTATGACGTTTGTTTGATGCTTGAAGGCCAAGTCCAATCAGTCAATTATGTGTTCGCTCTTCTCTATAGTCTGTCTCATTCATTGATACCGTCCTTTCTTCTAACTCTACCAACTAAAGTTGATGACAAGAAACCATACGGCATCATCGAATGGGGTTTGTAATCATGTGTCTCCATTAATCATATCAATCACTACAAGTAAAGAACAAATTGTTTAATCACTACAAATTGTTATCGACTATTAAAGTCTTTACAAAATGATCGGGTAATTAGACATCCTCAAAGTTTATCGGATGTGATTTTGAActcaattattatattattattattattattatcaaatcaATACAAAATGATCAATATCTAAAAGGAATCTTTAACCATTGTGATTTAGAATGTAATCGTGTGATTATTACTGTTTTATTAATACTTAAGGGAGACCTCCTTATGACGAACGAGTTAAGAGATTTTCTATTATGTTAGTTTGCATTCTCAAAATTTTTATCCATTACATTTCTATCAAATCGAaacaaaataatttctttaatatatatatatatatatatatatatatatatatttatttatttatttatttatgtcccTTCTATGTTTCTTATATCCTTTAAGCTTAGGCGCTCTTCTTGGAAAGTTGTCACCACCTCAACTCGCCTCACCTCAGAAGCATACCTTAGTACTCTCCGGTCGTCGACAATTCAATCACGTTAGTTAGACGGATGGACCATCTAAATCTATCCTCACCATAAAGTTTATGGTTATATATGTTGCAGACATTAGTTATGCTCTAAGGAACATATGTAACTGATAGTACTATTGGAGAAGAGATCCATTCTCATTTACACTGCCGAGAGGGCATCTCCAAGATCATGTCCATGAGACCAGAAGAAGCTGAGGGAGTAATGCAGTGTTTCTTCCCCCGTGCGCTGGGAATGCTTGCGTGGGGAGCTTCGATACAATTAGGTCTCCTATATGCAGCTTGTGTGGGGATCTGCTGCCCCCATAGACTTCCTCTCATCGTATAAGGTTGACATGACCTGACACCTGAGTTATGATCTGACTTTGGACAGCCTCCGATACCACTGTGAAAGATGCACCTACATGTATAGATTGCTTGTTTAAAACTACTACATAACCTACAACAACATCGAATTAACACACTATATGCTAATGGATTTTGGAGTCGAGTATTATTGCTATTTAAGAAATTATTCATCTACCCTATATGAAATTTTGCGTTACATGCTAGTTAGTACATGAGCTGAAGGATTTGGTGAATTTGCACTATAGATCTATTTGGAATAATAAGTCATTTACTCTTGTGTTGTTTACCACCATATCTGACTGTGTAAATCAGAATCGAGATTATACGGCACTCATTTTTAGTCTCATATTAAATATGTAAGATTAATTGAGTTAGGTTTAGTAGATCAAATTAATTGTACTATCATCATTAGCCCTCCTGGCTTAAGCATTGTAGATCATCGATTCACATATATCAAGTAAATATATCAATCGTACTATTGAGTTAGGTCTCAGAAAAAGGATAATAGGGATAGAGCTACCATCGAGAGAACCTCACACGCATCCTACTTAGATTTGTACTATTATTAATATCAACGGTATGCTAATGGATTTTGGAGTCGAGTAGTATTGCTATTTGTACTATTATTAATATCAATTTAATGGATAATTATTCGATCAAACCAAATCTTAACAATTGAGATTAAATATTATGTTCATAAGGTTGAAAAGAAACCTTGCTATCGAACAACTATTTTAACTTGTtattgaaaagaaagaaaaaaagaaagcaacCTTCATTAGCTTGGTGCCATTGATAGTAGACATTTCCATATCTCAGAACAGTCAAATGAAAGGCATGTATATGGTGTTTTGTCCTCTCCAGTGTTTGATTTAGTAGGTGAAATGTTTTGCATAGTTCTATGTACAGTTTGGTAGGTGAAAGTTTGAAA from Musa acuminata AAA Group cultivar baxijiao chromosome BXJ2-11, Cavendish_Baxijiao_AAA, whole genome shotgun sequence encodes:
- the LOC135627299 gene encoding zinc finger protein 8-like, which codes for MDELATHDLAACKNPSSAISGIRLFGIDVSHDRGGDGGRSKSGRRFGCHYCCRHFPTSQALGGHQNAHKRQRLRTRHVQFGPAMETGGHSVCGLSDCLRLPHHPSWRASVSAGAGFFGRHGPGTQPMTGRPLLWGVPAVVRGGTGVGLIYSDRMMPLPLMQGDVWKAGGAGNDAVSCATTATSNEYVCESMLSVGETVNLDLHL